In Mugil cephalus isolate CIBA_MC_2020 chromosome 7, CIBA_Mcephalus_1.1, whole genome shotgun sequence, the sequence TCGAGGCCAATGTGGTGTTTATGTACGCTGGGAATTAAGGTTTGTGATTTGCCCAAAATATTGGGTTACACTAGTGTAAAAAGatgccttttttatttaatagtcCTACACTAAATCCTCATGTActcatgactgttataatgatCAGATTATGTTGAAACAgagtaattcaactgtatgataaTTTTGGAGGTGGTGCAGTTAAATTGTACTGAATTGAACAAAAgggtgtttcttgttttttttttgttttttttagcccaGCCCACTGAATAACATGTGTGGGCTgaacagaataaaattaaatggtTTCCATTCACTAATGCacccaatgaactggcaagtggaTGTAGCCTTCAGCCCCAGAGGTAATTATTAAAAAGTAGTATGCACTGTACGTGCATACTACTTAGTTGAAAAGTTACAACAAGGTATTTACTTCTTCGAAAAAGTGGAAACCAGAGTTCATGGTTTTCCCACACAGCTGACGTACGTCTAGCAACTTTAGAGACAATTATCTCAGCCACCACGTTAATTATTGATCTGttatcttaaaaaaacacttgttgCATATAAATTTTCTGCCCATGGACACACGTGATTGATGACTCATTGCGGATCAAAACCAGATAATGTTTGCCAGCAGCACACTTCTGAATTGGTGCCTAATAATTGATGCTTTTCtccacagtttttttctttgccagaAGTAGGTCCCCATCACCCGCCGCCATGGGGAATATGTTCGCAGGGCTCTTCAAAATGTTCGGGAAGAAGGAGATGAGGATACTGATGGTGGGTCTCGACGCTGCCGGAAAGACGACGATTTTGTACAAGCTAAAACTTGGAGAGATCGTAACTACCATTCCCACGATAGGTGAGTCAAGTTGACGTGCGTTGCCTCGACTCCCTCCCTGAGAATTTAAGGTTTTCGTTTTAACGACGcaatttttttcctcctccttcaggttTTAACGTAGAGACAGTCGAGTACAAGAACATCAGCTTCACAGTGTGGGACGTCGGAGGTCAAGACAAGATTCGACCGCTGTGGCGTCACTACTTCCAGAACACACAGGGTACATGTTTCACTTTGGTGATGGATGATACTTAGAAGAGGCGCAGTCTAACATGTGCTCACTCATTTGTGTCGTCTTTTGCTCTTGGTCCAGGTCTCATCTTTGTTGTGGACAGCAACGACAGAGAGCGATGTGCGGAGGCGCGTGAGGAGCTCTTGAGGATGTTGGCAGAGGACGAGCTGCGCGATGCCGTGCTACTAGTGTTCGCCAACAAGCAGGTAAGACTTTGACATCATAGCCAgttttctaaaatatatatatatgtattctGCCAGCTGTGTTGATAGGATATCTTGCTGTaactcttttgtttgtttattgtagGATCTTCCAAATGCCATGAATGCGGCCGAACTGACAGACAAGATGAATCTCCACTCCCTGCGTAACAGACACTGGTACATCCAGGCAACCTGTGCCACCACTGGAGACGGCCTCTATGAAGGACTAGACTGGTTGTCTAATCAGCTCAAGAACCATTAATAACCACAACTATCCAAAAATGAATCTACTCCACCCAATCTGTCATTTCGCTCTTTTACCCTTAAGGtgtcgccaaaaaaaaaaaaaaaaaaaaactgagttgCCCTGTACTGGAAGCTTTCCTCACCTCAGGTGTTTATTATCACAAACCTACAGGCAGTTATTGGGGGTGATCTATTCTTGTAAagctgttgtattttattttattttttttcttattttatggaACTGTAAATATACCTGGTAATGGGGGCAACTGATTGCACTCTTTGAAAAATCCTGCCGTGGTTATTTCTCTTTCTGGCTGTCGGGCAGCCATGTGTGCATtgacttaaaactaaaaaagaaaagaaaagaaaaaaagggaggcAAGGAGTTTACCAGCACATGTTGGCCCCAGGACCTCAATTCAATCTAATGGCTTCTTATTATCTGGTCACATGTACTGTAGGGACTGATCACCGAGGggcttttcatgttttaaaaaactgaactaTACACTGATGCACTACTTGCAGCTACGAAGGCAACTTTGTACCAATGACTACATGTACCAGCCCTTCAAATGATCATTAGCGAACACTGGCATTGATTATTGGTACTCTACACCGACATCACTCCTTTCTGTGAACACTCACCAGCCTTTGTTATTGTGTGATGGcttaaactgaaaaacaaaaagcaaaaaagaactACCTGCTCTTTTTGTAGTTGGGGAAGGCAGTCTGTGGAACCTGCATtggattttttatattttagtctCAGGTTGATCATGTGCTGCCTTTCCAATGTACCTGTTAGCAAAACTGCATGATGTTATCCGTTGGTTTTTAAGGGCATGTATATCTACTGGGTGTTTACGTTGTAAGGCAGCAGAGGAACTATTACCCCACTTAGTACTTATTTCCACTTTCCctacactgtttgttttgtgagagGCAACTGTAAGGAGCAGCTCAGTGTGTTCACTAAAGCCTCCGACCAGTAAcgccttctttttatttaacccACTGTAGGAAATTGAATTCATATGGCAATACAAAATTAGCTACGTCTTTTAACTAGTGCCAatatttcttccttttgcaGCACATTGTCCTTGGGGCAGATAATAGACCACacaaatgcctttttttttttttttttaaattatatatccAAAAATtgcctctttttatttctaaaaaggTGTGGGTGTTAACTTTACGTCTTGTGGGTgcattaatcttttttttttcctttgatttaTAGTTGCCTAAATGTGATATTAACCTCTTGAgttcatgtatgtttttatgtaaagcttttgttttgtgaggaaaaaaaagcactgttGATTAAAAGTAACTGGATACAAAATGTTTCTGCATCTGATTTATTGGTTCACACGGAATTCGAAGGTCTAAACCTCCATCTCAATCacttcactgaaaaaaatatttaacatttacgtCCGTATTCAAAtgggaaacagtttttttttctttttggataaTTATCTCGAATCTGTAATTACAGCCTTAACAGAACAGCGAGACACTTAGGAGCAAAAATACTtaaacaaacccaaaaaaaaaaaaaaaaaaggccgttGTCATAGCAACCCCTTAAGGCCGTCACCCCTTGACCTAGGAAGAAATGCGATGCCCCGAGGTGATGAAACCACCCAGCGTCGAGGTTAACGCGGTAACGTGGAGAGCACACCCGGTTCGGCTTTGTGTGAGGGGTGGCAATCTAGGACGGCATTCTTGGAGGTTGATTAGGCTGCTGTGGTTAATGCAGCCAAGCCTATAAAACATGGCAGGAGAGTATGGTGGCGGTGGAAAGGGGAGGCAGTTCGAGTCTTGGGTCCCTCATAGGGTGCCTTTGTCTAgccctcctctcctgctgcttCATCAGCTTGGTTTGTGTGTGGCGGTCTAACGGTACCCGGCCATATAAAAGGGACCAGCCTGGTTTTTTGCACTCTCCTTTATGAAtgtcttgctcttttttttttttttttttttttttagtgtaccCCCTCCCAGGTGCCAGCCAGCAAATACCCTCTTTCAGACCAGTTCAGAGGCAAATGCAAACACTACACTCTATTATGACCGGTGGAGAGCATTCCAACGGTGTCGCACCAGTCAGGGAGCTGAACCTAGAGGGATGAGGGATTAAGGAGCGCTGGCACGACTGAGAGCAGGAACGGGGACGGGAGTTCCTGAGCGGGGGCACGGAGGACAGTGGGATGGAGGACATGTGTCAAGGGGGCATCTTCGGGGGCTTCAGGACGAAAATACCAAAAGAAACAGTCGCTTGGCTCAACTGAAGTGAGGGGCTTGTTGTAGTGAAAGGTTTCCCGAAATATCTAAAGCCACTTTAAAGaggcgggaaaaaaaagatcatccCATCGACTTTGCCAAATATTTTATCCAATTAGATAAAAACCAAAAAGTACAGATTATGTGATATTTGGGGATTtgatcacacaaaaaaagttaaatgcaacctaaaacaataataataataacaaagaaaCACTAGTCACCGTCACATCCGACTCACTGAGTGGAGCTTTACAGTGTTCTCCTGAGTCTGTTTGGACATTCAGGGTAAATCAGGTCTCGGGTCAAGCTGCTGTAGAGCGCCCTGTCCAGTTATGCACCTCTGAATTGAGGGGGTagtcgtggtggtggtggtggtggtgggtggggggggggtcattgGGGACATTAGTCGTCGGAGTCTGTGTCGTGGCGCCGCCTGTGGCTTTGTCCGGCACCAGCAGGGGCCTTCTTGTGGCTGGCAGGGTTACGGGGGACAGGAGACCCCCCGTCGGAGGAGTCCGTGTCATGCCGCTGCTTTcggtggtgggggtgggagggctCCCGCTCGGCCTTTGCCCCCCCTCTTGAATGGCTGTCATGGGGTCTGGCTCCACTCTGACTAGGGTATGAtggattatgatgatgatggtggtggtggtggtggtggtggtcctTTCTCTGCCTGAAAAGTTAACGGAAACAAACGCTCAGTGGTCGGGGCGTTGCTGGGGATCAGCTGTGAGTCTGGGGTGGAAGCTAAAGCTACAGACAAAATCCTGCGATAAGTTTGAGCGTATGTGGCAATAAACCGAATTCTGACTAACTCCTCAACCTGTAAATGAATTTAAGTTGCTGTTGTGTGGATTTCTGGAGCTTAACTTGCTTACATCCTAAATCCTGTACATGATTATGATATATTATCATTTCTTGCTCCCCACCACAAAATACAGAAGCACATAAGTTGGTAAAATAAATCCTCACATGGAGGATAAATCTAAAGTCTTGGGATAAATGTGCCTCAAACTTTAAAGGTAACTTGTTGAGCTGCAGCGTGTAGGAGGGACAGTGTCTCAGTGCCCTCTAGTGCTGACAGGCTGTTTCAGGGCAAACACAAAGTGATCTCTAACGAAAGGCAAAAAGCCTCCAAACCAGTTTTTAAAAAGGTCCTGAAGGTCGTAGTTTACACTAATCCTGTCATTTCATCCACCACCAGGTAACAGACGACAGCCAAAGTTTAACGTGAAGACATGAACCAACCTCTTTCTGTCGTCCTGCGACTCTGAGGAGGACGAGTCTCTTCtgtgcctcttcttcttcttttccttcttctttttctcctttttactcttcttttctttctttttcttcttgctctCGTGCCTGCGGAGATGGGATTAGATCGCAGACATTAATTATGATAAAACTAAACCCGAGAGACGGGACGCAGAGACGCATTTTGGTCTGTAGATGTGGATGGGTAATGGGTAAAGCAGCAGTCGGCTTGATATTATTTACAGGCGGTACGTAATATCGTGCACCCTCACCGCTGTTCCGTCTCTTGTATTTCTGTGCTCTCAGATGTTCTCGTTGCTGAAGTTTCTGGACGACTCTCAGTCTTGTGGTGCTGCACGTTGgaaacacatttgtttaaattctgGCCTGATCCCTTCAAATAAACTGTAACACTTAATACGTCACCAGTATATAAAAAGAACACTTGGCTTGTTTCAGTTAGTATCAATGACAAGTGccatttaaacaattaaaaatgccTCTTGCATTAATATTGTTAGTATCTGCATgtgagaaacaacagaaaaacacttacTGTAAAAATCGGCAGGCCTATTTTAGCTGCCTCCTTTTCTTGTTCAGACAAGACCATTTTTCTGAACCCTGCACTGATGGAAACATACAAGAGAAGCAAACACTTCACAATCACGGCAGTAAGACACGCAGCACTTGAATGTCAAGAGGAACGATTAGCGCGACGGCAGCggatttttccatttccatttgaaTCATCACGTGACGTTGGCTTTTAAACAAAGTCAGCTTGTAAAGACAAGAACCTGACGCAATCATTTACTTTTCGGAAATGTGCGTTTGAGTGatatatgaatatttttacCACCGTGGTTTTATAAGAAGTAAACAACAGATATATAACATATCACCTGGAGCTTCCCAGGCCGGAGATGCGATCCACATTTCTCTCTTCACCATCAACCTCTTCCCTCCTGCAGACTTCTACAAGGTCCTGGCAgcaaaagaaaattcaaaacaatCAGCCTTTTGAGCAACAGCAGACTCTTTAAAGATGTTCACAAGCGACGTCACAGTTTACCTCTTTGGTCAGCCCAGTGGGTTGTCTCTTTATATTCTTGTGTCCCCTGAATTGAGAAAAGGCAAAGGTAAACAGTTTAGATTTGCCCGTCTGCATTTGCGGTTCTTCAGGATTTTACGTTATGCAAAGTTATACATACAGGGCGGCCATCAGTGCCTCGTGCTCTGCCGCTTTGACAGCAGCAAGTTCCTGCTCTTTGGTCAAAGGTGCGCCTTTTTTGTCTTTCGCATACCACGTTagatcttttcctttttgccaTCGTCCTACTGGGGCCATCAAGGAGTTTCCTGGAAACGACAGAGACGGGGTGATACTGGTTGAGGAAGGTAGCGATGTTGAATGTTCAAATGTACCGAGTGTGAttctttacagaaaaaaaaaacatccaaagacAAAGCTATAACAAAGGCAAACTGACTTGTTGAGTGTTGTTTTCTGCacagaactaaaaaaataaaagctcactGGATGAGAACTTAATGGTCTCcaagaaaactcaacaagtccatcTGCCTTTAATTCAGCTTTGCTTTTGGGCGACGTGacatggatgactgagaatcttcacagataCAGGAAAATGACGcatgcttttagtttttacaaGTTATATTCTAAAATATCATGCAGCCTAGATTCAGCTATACACTTTATACATTTAAACCGGTCCATCGTTATGGGGACAGAAACTATTGCACAGGTATTATTATCCGAGGAAAACGGTGCTGTTACCATTTTACAGATTCTAACAGGTTTTTGGATTAAATAAAAGTCATGAGTGTAATACTCCAAACTACACTATATGAATCTGCCATAATTTGTGCTTTCTTGTTCTGAATATGCATTGAAAATTAATgattatttcatgtttaaactgttcAGCAGTGAGCTCTGTGGGCTGAAACTATCAGGTGCACCTCTATGTTGATGTTTATGTTTGTAATGATCTCATCCTctaaatggacaaaaacagcTCAAATTTAACTCTTTTGACATTTGCCTTCGATGTAACATAGGAAATAACAATCATGCTGGTGTTTAACAACACACATGCTTAGCAGAATCTCACCTGTTGTTTAGACCATATTTTACATCGCCACTGCTTGATGAGGCCattaattttatattaatgtttaGATAGTGTGTTTTTTAGAGAATGCCCCTCAAACTAAAGCTCGCTAAAACAAGTCGTGTAGCCCTATT encodes:
- the arf1 gene encoding ADP-ribosylation factor 1 isoform X1, with translation MDLYSIFAARHVFFFARSRSPSPAAMGNMFAGLFKMFGKKEMRILMVGLDAAGKTTILYKLKLGEIVTTIPTIGFNVETVEYKNISFTVWDVGGQDKIRPLWRHYFQNTQGLIFVVDSNDRERCAEAREELLRMLAEDELRDAVLLVFANKQDLPNAMNAAELTDKMNLHSLRNRHWYIQATCATTGDGLYEGLDWLSNQLKNH
- the arf1 gene encoding ADP-ribosylation factor 1 isoform X2; amino-acid sequence: MGNMFAGLFKMFGKKEMRILMVGLDAAGKTTILYKLKLGEIVTTIPTIGFNVETVEYKNISFTVWDVGGQDKIRPLWRHYFQNTQGLIFVVDSNDRERCAEAREELLRMLAEDELRDAVLLVFANKQDLPNAMNAAELTDKMNLHSLRNRHWYIQATCATTGDGLYEGLDWLSNQLKNH
- the c7h1orf35 gene encoding multiple myeloma tumor-associated protein 2, with the protein product MFGSSRAGGARGGQDHFNWDDVKVDKHRENYLGNSLMAPVGRWQKGKDLTWYAKDKKGAPLTKEQELAAVKAAEHEALMAALGHKNIKRQPTGLTKEDLVEVCRREEVDGEERNVDRISGLGSSSAGFRKMVLSEQEKEAAKIGLPIFTHHKTESRPETSATRTSESTEIQETEQRHESKKKKKEKKSKKEKKKKEKKKKRHRRDSSSSESQDDRKRQRKDHHHHHHHHHHHNPSYPSQSGARPHDSHSRGGAKAEREPSHPHHRKQRHDTDSSDGGSPVPRNPASHKKAPAGAGQSHRRRHDTDSDD